In Trichocoleus desertorum NBK24, the following are encoded in one genomic region:
- the arsC gene encoding arsenate reductase, glutathione/glutaredoxin type codes for MKRVMFVCKKNSARSQMAEGFGKTLGQGVIEVTSSGLEASQVRPEAIATMKEIGIDVSNQTSDALKDFDPNNFDVVISLCGCGVNLPPDWVTREVFEDWQLDDPAEQPEIFPRVRDEIKERVTRLVASLKGVAV; via the coding sequence ATGAAACGTGTGATGTTTGTGTGCAAAAAGAACTCTGCTCGTTCCCAAATGGCTGAGGGTTTTGGTAAAACCTTGGGGCAGGGAGTCATAGAAGTGACGAGTTCTGGGCTAGAAGCCAGTCAAGTACGACCAGAGGCGATCGCGACCATGAAAGAGATTGGGATTGATGTTAGTAATCAAACCTCCGATGCCCTGAAGGACTTTGATCCAAATAATTTTGATGTGGTGATCTCCCTCTGTGGCTGTGGCGTAAACTTGCCGCCTGACTGGGTGACACGAGAAGTCTTTGAAGATTGGCAACTAGATGACCCCGCCGAGCAACCCGAAATCTTCCCTAGAGTCCGAGATGAAATCAAAGAACGTGTAACTCGACTGGTGGCATCGTTGAAGGGAGTAGCAGTATGA
- a CDS encoding plasmid pRiA4b ORF-3 family protein, whose translation MAPRQSATARTVYQLKITLKDAKPPIWRRVQVLNTATLQQLHHVIQRAMGWTDSHLHQFTIQGVEYGQPMPEYEFNVRNEAKVKLNQVVQGEKLKFLYTYDMGDSWDHEILVEKVLPREVNQHYPTCLTGKRACPPEDCGGVWGYAEFVAAIQDPNHPDHEDMLEWVGGHFDPNRFDVDEVNEQLSAIR comes from the coding sequence ATGGCACCTCGTCAATCCGCCACTGCTCGAACGGTGTATCAACTGAAGATTACGCTCAAAGACGCTAAACCACCGATTTGGCGTCGGGTACAGGTATTGAATACAGCAACATTGCAACAGCTTCACCACGTCATTCAACGGGCAATGGGCTGGACCGATTCACATTTGCATCAGTTCACGATCCAGGGGGTCGAGTATGGGCAACCCATGCCGGAATATGAATTCAACGTCCGCAACGAAGCGAAAGTCAAGCTCAATCAAGTGGTGCAAGGGGAGAAGTTGAAGTTCCTGTACACCTACGATATGGGGGATAGCTGGGACCACGAAATCCTGGTTGAGAAGGTATTGCCACGGGAAGTCAACCAGCATTATCCAACTTGTCTAACGGGTAAGCGTGCCTGTCCACCAGAAGACTGTGGTGGAGTATGGGGGTATGCGGAATTTGTTGCGGCGATCCAAGACCCGAATCATCCTGACCATGAGGACATGCTGGAGTGGGTGGGGGGACACTTTGACCCGAACAGGTTTGATGTTGATGAAGTGAATGAGCAGTTGAGTGCGATCCGCTAG
- a CDS encoding tyrosine-type recombinase/integrase, translated as MTQPCPHLSDIRIHDLRHTFATERVGLMGIEELRALMGHEHIQTTLRYQKVTSARAEIVAKQALTQLIDSTS; from the coding sequence TTGACCCAGCCCTGCCCTCATTTAAGTGACATTCGCATTCACGATTTGCGTCATACCTTTGCCACTGAGCGAGTGGGGCTGATGGGCATTGAAGAACTACGAGCCCTGATGGGACATGAACACATTCAAACAACCTTGCGTTATCAAAAGGTAACATCTGCTCGTGCAGAAATCGTCGCTAAACAAGCTCTCACTCAGCTAATTGATTCAACCTCTTAG
- a CDS encoding tyrosine-type recombinase/integrase: protein MRIVTLATVTTEFLDRPGYAVKTRHSYEVTLLPLLAQYGSTPIELLTRPTLEDYLNSLTHLAYTTHRRHQAIVQSLLNFAVERGYLKANPLTHLKQRKPDSSKGEHNRDEIIRYLTPKQLQQLYGAVRADARMNALVHLLHRSGARIAEILALDLVEVDLEQCKFRVIGKGNKQRWCFYSPDAAKSLANYLHYYRHSHHPALFTAQQPYSGTVSRLSYATVLQGLETLDPALPSFK from the coding sequence ATGCGAATTGTGACTTTAGCAACAGTTACCACCGAGTTTCTCGACCGTCCCGGCTATGCAGTTAAGACGCGCCACTCCTACGAAGTCACCTTGTTGCCCTTACTGGCACAATACGGCAGCACCCCGATTGAACTGTTGACGCGTCCTACCCTGGAGGACTACCTCAACAGCCTGACTCATCTGGCTTATACTACCCACCGTCGCCATCAAGCAATTGTGCAATCCCTGCTTAACTTTGCGGTGGAGCGGGGCTATCTCAAAGCCAATCCTCTGACCCATCTGAAGCAGCGTAAACCCGACAGCAGCAAGGGAGAGCACAATCGGGATGAGATAATCCGTTACCTGACTCCTAAGCAATTGCAGCAGCTTTATGGTGCAGTTCGTGCTGATGCTCGGATGAATGCCTTGGTGCATCTACTGCACCGCAGCGGAGCCAGAATTGCTGAAATCCTTGCCCTCGATTTGGTAGAAGTTGACCTGGAGCAGTGCAAGTTCCGGGTCATTGGCAAAGGCAACAAACAACGGTGGTGTTTCTATAGTCCCGATGCTGCAAAGTCCTTAGCAAATTACCTGCACTACTATCGCCATTCCCATCACCCTGCTTTATTCACCGCACAGCAACCCTACTCTGGTACCGTGAGTCGCCTCAGTTATGCCACCGTCTTACAAGGACTGGAAACGCTTGACCCAGCCCTGCCCTCATTTAAGTGA
- a CDS encoding zinc ribbon domain-containing protein gives MAQQWLDLAPQSQESLQAYVRRLRTQRQWSQAQLSQAAGVHRQTIGKIESGMTQRLNQRARSGLALALSIPVEYLDAVCGGTPVAQGVQLKVCPRCWIPGNAPDAMWTDLRSHYCFACGTALLSRCPQCQKPIGSLEFRFCPYCGTTYKSPAALGSNDAR, from the coding sequence ATGGCACAACAATGGTTAGATTTGGCACCGCAGTCCCAAGAATCCTTGCAGGCGTATGTGCGCCGCTTGCGAACGCAACGCCAGTGGAGTCAGGCGCAACTGAGCCAGGCAGCCGGAGTGCATCGGCAGACGATTGGCAAAATAGAGAGTGGCATGACGCAGCGCCTTAACCAACGTGCCAGAAGTGGGTTGGCATTAGCCTTGTCGATTCCGGTGGAATACCTTGATGCCGTTTGTGGCGGAACCCCGGTTGCACAAGGGGTACAACTCAAAGTCTGCCCTCGCTGCTGGATACCGGGGAATGCTCCCGACGCGATGTGGACGGACCTGCGGAGCCACTACTGTTTTGCCTGTGGCACTGCCCTGTTGAGCCGTTGCCCCCAATGCCAAAAGCCAATTGGCTCTTTGGAGTTTCGTTTTTGTCCCTACTGTGGCACCACCTACAAGTCTCCTGCTGCTCTGGGGAGCAACGATGCCCGTTAA
- a CDS encoding Tn3 family transposase has translation MPVNFLSEAERSRLSQFPAAIPESDLIQYFTLTQADLKQIQRLRRSENRLGFALQLGTLRYLGFCPSDLQPVPLTVVEHLAQQLNQQAEDLTRYAQRSQTRTEHLQQIQAYLGFRNPVTCDFKQLAYWLSERAMEHDKPSLLFQLAAEKLHRDKIVRPGVTTLERMVSTARHQATLKTYRLLKPLLTRQRCTFLDQLLQPEPSLKMTRLNWLHRPATSNSPAAILTAIAKIRYLRTQQVQQWDLSSLNPNRLKFLAQIAKKATNQRLERMPVERRYPILLAFAQQMLIEITDESIDLFTRCLAETHSRARRDLQTFRQQQAVAINEKVMLLQQIGQVILDPAVADPQVRPDIFAQVSRKQLQKAVSDCPPLIRPVQDEAYDFLALRYSYLRTFAPAFFDTFTFHSNVEADPLLKAVAILRQLNVQGKRRVPQDAPIEFITAQWQSFLVDEAGQIQRRYYELCVLWQLRSALRSGNIWIGGSRRYANPQTYLIPKPRWLEMRGEVCQMLGMPEAGEQRLKGLTLQLERELEQFTQVIQANTGVEMENEQLIISPLKAEETPETVKTLQSLVTKCLPLVDLTDLMVEVDGWTRFSQSYVHSDGSRSRSAETQVYLYAALLSQACNLGPSAMAQVADLSYDRLLWHTHWYLDEHTFTPANNTLVNYHHRLPLTQAWGGGILSSSDGQRFPVAVKNTQATALPRYFGYGKGVTFYTWTSDQFSQYGNKVIPSTTRDATYLLDGILDNETELTILEHTTDTAGYTEVIFALFDLLGLSFAPRIRDVGGQQLYRVKRQMSNATLKPLFKRRIDRQLILEHWDEMLRVAGSLKQGWVT, from the coding sequence ATGCCCGTTAATTTCCTCAGCGAAGCCGAACGTAGTCGCCTCAGTCAGTTTCCTGCAGCGATTCCAGAGTCTGATCTGATTCAATACTTTACCCTGACTCAGGCAGACTTGAAACAGATTCAGCGCCTGCGCCGCAGTGAGAATCGTTTGGGTTTTGCTTTACAGCTAGGTACGCTGCGATATCTGGGCTTTTGCCCGAGTGACTTACAGCCAGTTCCCCTGACAGTGGTGGAGCATCTGGCACAGCAGTTGAACCAACAAGCCGAGGATCTCACTCGTTATGCTCAACGGTCTCAAACTCGAACCGAGCATCTCCAGCAGATCCAGGCTTATCTGGGATTTCGTAACCCTGTTACTTGTGATTTCAAACAGTTGGCCTATTGGCTGAGTGAGCGAGCAATGGAACACGATAAGCCCTCGTTGTTGTTTCAACTGGCAGCAGAGAAGTTGCATCGCGATAAGATTGTGCGTCCCGGTGTCACCACACTGGAACGGATGGTTTCAACGGCTCGCCATCAAGCCACACTGAAAACCTATCGCTTGCTCAAACCGCTCCTGACTCGCCAACGGTGCACGTTCCTGGATCAATTGTTGCAACCAGAACCGAGCCTGAAGATGACACGCTTGAATTGGTTGCACCGTCCTGCCACATCCAACTCTCCCGCAGCGATTCTGACAGCAATTGCCAAGATTCGCTATTTGCGAACGCAACAGGTGCAGCAGTGGGACTTGTCCAGTCTCAATCCCAATCGGCTCAAATTTCTGGCACAGATCGCTAAGAAGGCAACCAATCAGCGATTGGAGCGGATGCCCGTCGAACGGCGCTATCCAATTCTGCTCGCGTTTGCGCAACAAATGCTCATCGAGATCACCGATGAATCTATCGATCTGTTCACCCGCTGTTTAGCTGAAACCCATAGCCGTGCTCGACGAGACCTGCAAACCTTTCGTCAACAGCAAGCAGTGGCGATCAATGAAAAGGTGATGCTGTTGCAGCAGATCGGGCAGGTCATTCTTGACCCGGCAGTGGCAGACCCACAAGTGCGTCCAGATATCTTTGCTCAGGTGTCCCGCAAACAACTCCAAAAAGCAGTGTCGGATTGCCCACCCCTGATTCGTCCGGTGCAGGATGAAGCCTATGATTTTCTGGCGCTACGGTACAGTTATCTTCGCACCTTTGCTCCAGCATTTTTTGACACTTTTACCTTTCACTCGAATGTTGAGGCTGACCCGTTGCTCAAAGCCGTCGCGATCTTGCGTCAACTCAATGTTCAAGGCAAACGCCGCGTGCCTCAAGATGCCCCAATAGAATTTATCACCGCGCAATGGCAATCGTTTCTGGTGGATGAAGCCGGACAGATCCAACGGCGTTACTACGAGTTATGTGTGCTGTGGCAACTGCGGAGTGCCTTGAGGTCTGGCAATATCTGGATTGGAGGCAGCCGTCGCTATGCCAATCCGCAAACCTACCTCATCCCCAAACCCCGTTGGTTAGAGATGCGTGGCGAAGTCTGTCAAATGCTGGGAATGCCGGAAGCAGGGGAACAACGGCTCAAAGGACTCACGCTGCAACTTGAGCGCGAACTGGAACAGTTCACTCAAGTGATTCAAGCCAACACGGGTGTGGAAATGGAAAACGAACAATTGATCATTTCTCCCTTGAAGGCAGAAGAAACTCCCGAAACGGTAAAAACCTTGCAGTCTTTAGTCACGAAATGCCTGCCTTTAGTTGATTTGACAGACCTGATGGTTGAGGTGGATGGGTGGACGCGATTTAGCCAGTCGTATGTCCATAGCGATGGGAGTCGCTCTCGGTCTGCTGAAACTCAGGTCTATCTGTATGCTGCCCTGCTGTCACAAGCGTGTAATCTGGGACCGTCGGCAATGGCTCAAGTCGCTGACTTATCCTACGACCGATTGCTCTGGCACACGCACTGGTACTTGGATGAGCATACCTTCACGCCTGCCAATAATACGCTGGTCAACTATCATCACCGCTTGCCGCTGACCCAGGCTTGGGGTGGCGGAATTCTCTCCTCCTCAGATGGGCAACGGTTTCCAGTTGCAGTGAAGAACACACAAGCCACGGCACTGCCTCGCTATTTTGGCTATGGCAAAGGAGTTACCTTCTACACCTGGACATCGGACCAGTTCTCTCAATATGGCAATAAGGTGATTCCCTCTACCACTCGCGATGCCACTTATTTACTGGATGGGATTCTCGATAATGAAACCGAGTTGACAATTTTAGAGCATACGACGGATACAGCTGGATATACTGAAGTCATCTTTGCACTATTCGATCTATTGGGTTTATCGTTTGCACCTCGCATTCGGGATGTGGGAGGACAGCAACTGTATCGCGTCAAACGACAAATGTCGAATGCCACGCTGAAACCTTTGTTCAAACGACGCATTGATCGTCAATTGATTCTTGAGCATTGGGATGAGATGCTACGAGTTGCAGGTTCACTCAAGCAAGGTTGGGTGAC
- a CDS encoding SDR family oxidoreductase, producing the protein MDIQGKTALVTGASRGIGRAIALELAQQGIKRLLLVARDQQRLTAIATEIEALDVEVVTLALDLAQPVAVSIAIAQAWRDHGPIHLLVNCAGIAHQVPFLQSKLANVQDEIAVNLVGMYTITRLIARRMAAQRQGQIVNVSSLMGKVAAPTMATYSATKFAILGFTQALRGELRGYNVQVAALLPSLTETDMVRDLHWFRWAVPMTPQQVAQSLVTGLRKESAEILVGWQGHLVAWCHRIAPGLLEKILLISAPLPRHRYPMQHIPATDSPTEL; encoded by the coding sequence ATGGATATTCAAGGAAAAACAGCCCTCGTGACTGGGGCTTCTCGCGGAATAGGACGGGCGATTGCCTTAGAACTCGCTCAGCAAGGAATCAAACGCTTGCTCCTAGTGGCCCGCGACCAGCAACGGTTAACCGCGATCGCCACAGAGATTGAAGCGCTGGATGTAGAAGTTGTGACTTTGGCTCTGGATCTAGCTCAACCTGTGGCAGTCAGTATTGCGATCGCTCAAGCTTGGCGGGATCATGGGCCGATTCATCTATTGGTCAACTGTGCTGGCATTGCCCATCAGGTGCCTTTTTTGCAGTCGAAGCTAGCAAATGTCCAAGACGAGATTGCTGTCAATCTGGTGGGGATGTATACCATTACTCGTCTGATTGCCCGACGCATGGCCGCCCAGCGACAAGGACAAATTGTGAATGTTTCTAGCTTGATGGGTAAGGTTGCAGCTCCCACAATGGCTACTTATTCCGCCACCAAGTTTGCAATTTTAGGATTCACTCAAGCCTTAAGGGGTGAGTTAAGGGGTTACAACGTTCAGGTAGCAGCCTTGTTACCCTCTTTGACCGAAACAGATATGGTTAGAGACCTCCACTGGTTCCGCTGGGCTGTTCCTATGACTCCCCAGCAGGTAGCGCAGTCACTAGTAACGGGCCTCCGCAAGGAATCTGCTGAAATTTTAGTGGGATGGCAAGGTCATTTAGTTGCTTGGTGCCACCGGATTGCGCCTGGGTTATTAGAGAAGATTTTGCTGATCTCAGCTCCCTTGCCTCGTCATAGATATCCCATGCAGCATATCCCTGCTACTGATAGTCCAACGGAACTCTAA
- the treZ gene encoding malto-oligosyltrehalose trehalohydrolase, protein MKVGAHYLGGARCQFTVWAPLREQVAVKILSPHEQILPMQPLEYGYWQVIAEGAAPSTNYLYQLDGESDRPDPASHFQPEGVHGPSAVVDQSAFAWTDAGWTGIAQEDLIIYELHIGTFTVAGTFEAAIAHLPRLKELGITAIEIMPVAQFPGERNWGYDGVYPYAVQNSYGGPEGFKRLVDACHQAGLAVILDVVYNHVGPEGNYLGDFGPYFTKKYGGDWGEALNFDGAYSDGVTDYFLDNALYWLETFHIDGLRLDAVQGIFDLGAKHFLDELSDRVQALSQQQGRNLFLIAESDLNDVRIIRPKAQGGYALDAQWCDDFHHSLHTLLTGEQQHYYQDFGKCQDLEKSLREGFVYSGQYAPHRKRCHGNSSAAEPAEKFIVYIQSHDQVGNRILAERLPKLTSFKGLKLAAGTILLSPYLPMLFMGEEYGEEAPFFYFISHSDPELIEIVQRSKEEEFKKVGVAGDPYDPQSPEPFEKSKLNWEQQYGGKHQVLWEFHQHLITLRRTHPALKQLDKHRLEVSSCEADKLLLMRRYAEESQVLLVLNFGDRAARFEADSHSQNWRKILDSSEPKWLGSGSTLPEKLTVQESVEIPAQTFALYEASV, encoded by the coding sequence GTGAAAGTAGGTGCTCATTACTTAGGTGGTGCTCGGTGTCAGTTTACGGTTTGGGCACCATTGCGCGAACAAGTTGCCGTGAAAATTTTGTCTCCCCACGAGCAAATTCTGCCGATGCAACCACTGGAATATGGCTATTGGCAAGTGATAGCGGAGGGAGCTGCACCCAGTACAAACTACCTCTATCAACTAGATGGTGAGAGCGATCGCCCTGATCCAGCATCCCATTTCCAACCAGAAGGAGTGCATGGCCCATCAGCGGTGGTCGATCAATCTGCCTTTGCCTGGACAGATGCAGGTTGGACAGGTATCGCTCAGGAAGACTTGATCATCTATGAGCTACATATTGGCACGTTCACGGTTGCGGGCACCTTTGAAGCCGCGATCGCCCATCTCCCTCGCTTAAAAGAACTCGGCATTACCGCGATCGAGATCATGCCTGTAGCGCAATTTCCCGGTGAGCGAAATTGGGGCTATGACGGTGTCTATCCCTATGCGGTGCAAAATTCCTACGGGGGGCCAGAGGGCTTCAAGCGTTTAGTGGATGCCTGTCACCAAGCAGGATTAGCTGTGATATTGGATGTGGTTTACAACCATGTGGGGCCAGAAGGCAACTACCTGGGTGACTTCGGCCCTTACTTCACGAAAAAATATGGCGGCGATTGGGGAGAAGCCCTGAATTTTGATGGTGCTTACAGTGATGGAGTTACCGATTACTTCCTCGACAACGCTTTGTATTGGTTGGAGACCTTTCACATTGATGGTTTGCGCTTAGATGCAGTCCAGGGCATTTTTGATCTCGGTGCTAAACACTTCTTGGATGAATTGAGCGATCGCGTGCAAGCTCTCTCTCAACAACAGGGAAGAAACCTCTTTCTGATTGCCGAGAGTGATCTAAACGACGTGCGAATTATTCGTCCCAAAGCCCAAGGTGGCTATGCGCTCGATGCTCAATGGTGTGATGACTTTCACCATTCTCTGCACACGCTCCTAACGGGGGAACAGCAGCACTATTACCAAGATTTTGGTAAATGCCAGGATTTAGAAAAATCTTTGCGGGAAGGCTTTGTTTACTCTGGGCAATATGCACCCCATCGCAAGCGTTGCCACGGCAATTCATCGGCGGCTGAACCTGCTGAGAAGTTTATTGTCTATATCCAAAGCCATGATCAGGTAGGCAATCGGATATTGGCCGAAAGATTGCCAAAACTCACTTCCTTTAAGGGTCTGAAGTTAGCAGCAGGGACAATTTTACTTTCTCCTTATCTACCGATGTTGTTTATGGGTGAAGAATATGGAGAGGAAGCACCGTTCTTCTACTTCATCAGTCACTCCGACCCAGAGCTGATTGAAATAGTGCAGCGATCGAAGGAGGAAGAGTTTAAGAAAGTAGGAGTGGCGGGAGATCCCTATGACCCGCAGTCTCCAGAACCATTTGAAAAGAGTAAGCTGAATTGGGAACAGCAATATGGAGGGAAACATCAGGTGCTATGGGAGTTCCATCAGCATTTGATTACCCTACGCCGCACCCATCCTGCGCTCAAGCAGCTAGACAAACATCGCTTAGAAGTTTCTAGCTGCGAAGCCGATAAGCTGCTGTTGATGCGTCGCTATGCCGAGGAGAGCCAAGTGCTTTTAGTGCTCAATTTTGGCGATCGCGCTGCCAGGTTTGAGGCAGATTCACATAGCCAAAACTGGCGAAAGATTCTCGATAGCTCTGAACCAAAATGGCTAGGATCTGGCTCAACTCTACCTGAAAAATTGACAGTTCAGGAGTCAGTCGAGATTCCAGCCCAGACTTTTGCTTTATACGAAGCTTCTGTCTAG
- a CDS encoding alpha-amylase family glycosyl hydrolase codes for MVTTPPSQLSTEQYEVTNAQEKVESLVVAAPKTDSEIDLEFLYTRDIEFRQETIYFIVVDRFHDGDPDNSAGPNAELYDPERQDWGKYWGGDLQGVIDKLDYLKNLGVTAIWLTPLFEQVEELFVAQAAIHGYWTKDFKRINPRFIAEGEDPSLNNTQETRNTTFDRLIEEMHKRRMKMVLDIVCNHSNPDFSGKKGELYDDGVKIADFNDDKDNWYHHYGEVTNWEDEWQVQNCELSGLATFNENNIQYRNYIKSAIKQWLDRGVDALRVDTVKHMPIWFWQEFNADILSHKPDVFIFGEWIFSSPFSDRSVEFANESGMTMLDFGLCLAIRSTLAQGSDLGFQEIQTIFDLDHRYKGANELITFIDNHDMPRFQSLNSDPDLVRVAIALIMTCRGIPCIYYGTEQYLHDDTNGGDDPYNRPMMSQWDTDTPLYRDIRLLSGLRRLNPAVSMGGQWQRYLTPNVYCYIRRYRDSVCFVAMNRGETSQVPEVVTDLPDGEHTCILTRRKFEVVDGKLINLELEPRDVIVLSHVGERVKGQTIVRAQLNGVQTKLGERIAVIGDCPELGNWDIAKAYPLEYINTNTWFGEIPFDESAGKLVNYKYVLLREGQSPIRENIVSRRWVIASEGTVKWRDTWSSGRES; via the coding sequence ATGGTAACCACACCTCCCTCTCAACTTTCTACCGAACAATACGAAGTTACAAACGCTCAAGAGAAAGTTGAATCGCTGGTAGTAGCAGCTCCCAAAACCGATAGTGAGATTGATTTAGAGTTTCTTTACACCAGGGATATTGAGTTTCGTCAGGAAACGATTTACTTCATCGTGGTCGATCGCTTTCATGATGGCGATCCAGACAACAGCGCTGGCCCCAATGCCGAACTGTACGATCCAGAACGGCAAGACTGGGGCAAATACTGGGGCGGAGATCTCCAGGGTGTGATCGATAAACTTGATTACTTAAAAAATTTGGGTGTAACGGCAATCTGGCTCACACCGTTGTTTGAGCAGGTAGAAGAACTGTTTGTGGCGCAGGCGGCAATCCACGGTTACTGGACTAAAGACTTTAAGCGCATCAACCCCCGGTTTATTGCGGAAGGCGAAGATCCTTCCCTAAACAACACCCAGGAGACGAGAAATACCACCTTCGATCGCCTGATTGAGGAGATGCACAAGCGTCGGATGAAAATGGTTCTGGATATTGTCTGTAACCATAGCAACCCAGACTTCAGCGGCAAGAAAGGAGAACTGTACGACGACGGAGTCAAGATTGCCGACTTCAACGATGACAAAGACAATTGGTATCACCACTACGGCGAGGTGACCAATTGGGAAGATGAATGGCAGGTGCAAAACTGTGAGTTATCCGGTTTAGCTACCTTTAATGAAAACAATATCCAATACCGTAACTATATCAAATCGGCGATTAAGCAGTGGCTCGATCGCGGCGTAGATGCCCTGCGGGTAGACACAGTTAAGCACATGCCCATCTGGTTTTGGCAGGAGTTCAACGCGGATATCCTCAGCCACAAACCGGATGTGTTCATCTTTGGTGAATGGATTTTTAGCAGCCCCTTCAGCGATCGCTCGGTTGAGTTTGCCAACGAATCTGGCATGACCATGCTAGACTTTGGCCTTTGTCTAGCCATTCGCTCCACCTTAGCTCAGGGGTCAGATTTAGGATTTCAAGAGATTCAAACCATCTTTGACCTGGATCACCGCTATAAAGGCGCGAATGAACTGATTACCTTTATTGATAATCACGACATGCCGCGCTTTCAAAGCCTGAATTCAGATCCAGATCTGGTGAGGGTGGCGATCGCGCTGATCATGACCTGCCGTGGCATCCCTTGCATCTACTACGGCACTGAGCAGTATCTCCATGATGATACCAATGGTGGTGACGACCCCTACAACCGCCCCATGATGAGCCAGTGGGATACCGACACGCCCCTATATCGAGATATCCGTCTGCTGTCTGGTTTGCGCCGCCTCAACCCTGCGGTGTCAATGGGGGGACAGTGGCAGAGATACCTAACTCCCAATGTTTATTGTTACATTCGACGTTATCGTGACTCTGTCTGTTTCGTGGCAATGAATCGCGGTGAAACTAGCCAAGTGCCAGAGGTAGTGACTGATTTACCGGATGGTGAACATACCTGCATTCTGACTCGGCGCAAGTTTGAAGTGGTAGATGGCAAACTGATCAATTTAGAACTAGAACCTCGTGATGTCATTGTCCTGAGCCATGTGGGCGAACGAGTCAAGGGCCAAACCATCGTACGGGCGCAACTCAACGGGGTGCAAACTAAATTGGGTGAGCGAATTGCTGTGATTGGTGACTGTCCTGAGCTGGGCAACTGGGATATTGCCAAAGCCTATCCCTTGGAGTACATCAACACCAACACTTGGTTTGGCGAAATTCCGTTTGATGAGAGCGCTGGCAAGCTGGTTAATTACAAATATGTTTTGCTACGCGAAGGCCAATCTCCCATCCGAGAAAACATCGTTTCTCGTCGTTGGGTTATTGCCAGCGAAGGCACTGTGAAGTGGCGGGATACTTGGTCTTCCGGGCGCGAATCATAA
- a CDS encoding DUF421 domain-containing protein — protein sequence MNSVLRAIGIYVVLLLLFRLSGKRSLAQITTFDFVLVLIVGEATQQALLGEDFSITNAFLVILTLVGLDTAMSFWKQRSPLVEKWLDGVPIIIVVEGKLLQDRMKQAQVDADDILAAARELHGLERLDQIKYAVLERSGGISIIPKS from the coding sequence ATGAACTCAGTGCTACGGGCTATTGGGATCTATGTTGTTTTACTGCTGCTCTTTCGTCTCAGTGGCAAGCGTTCTCTAGCCCAAATTACAACGTTTGATTTTGTGCTGGTATTAATTGTGGGAGAGGCGACGCAACAAGCACTCTTAGGCGAAGATTTCTCTATCACGAATGCCTTTTTGGTTATTTTGACTTTGGTGGGTTTGGACACCGCTATGTCCTTTTGGAAACAGCGATCGCCTCTAGTTGAGAAGTGGCTGGATGGGGTTCCTATCATTATTGTTGTGGAAGGCAAGCTGCTACAAGACCGGATGAAGCAAGCACAAGTAGATGCAGACGACATCCTAGCAGCCGCGCGAGAATTACATGGATTAGAGCGCCTAGATCAGATTAAATATGCTGTTTTAGAACGGAGTGGCGGAATTTCTATCATTCCTAAATCGTAA
- a CDS encoding SGNH/GDSL hydrolase family protein codes for MAAFRPTRRQFIQAIAGQASVLTLLGCVERGGQSMVTLYTFGDSILDCARYNDYGVHPGQLLVRNDDRLFPEFQGQDLQSRGQARLEHRAQDGATIRALSSQGQSIRVEGPAIALITIGGNDLLGGLIQDTGAGITTFGKALDEFVQKLPVRPVFLGNVYDPTFGDDERNFLGVAPAIARTNLQRINTVIQEIATRYGELVDLHAHFLTGDPSWFTATIEPSLRGASEVRRAFLPYVLEHT; via the coding sequence ATGGCTGCATTTCGACCTACAAGGCGACAGTTTATTCAAGCGATCGCTGGACAGGCAAGTGTGCTGACACTTCTCGGCTGTGTTGAACGCGGTGGGCAAAGCATGGTAACTCTATACACCTTTGGTGATTCGATCTTAGATTGTGCGCGGTACAACGACTACGGGGTTCATCCAGGGCAACTGCTGGTTCGCAACGACGATCGCCTGTTTCCAGAATTTCAAGGTCAGGATTTGCAATCACGAGGGCAAGCTCGGCTGGAGCATCGCGCCCAAGACGGAGCCACAATAAGGGCGCTGTCATCTCAAGGGCAAAGCATTCGAGTGGAGGGGCCAGCCATCGCGCTGATCACCATTGGCGGCAACGATCTCCTAGGCGGATTAATTCAGGATACGGGCGCAGGGATCACAACCTTTGGCAAAGCGCTTGACGAATTTGTGCAGAAGCTCCCCGTTCGGCCTGTGTTCTTGGGGAATGTGTACGATCCTACGTTTGGCGATGACGAGCGCAACTTTTTGGGCGTTGCCCCCGCGATCGCCCGGACTAATCTCCAACGCATTAATACAGTGATTCAAGAGATCGCCACCCGTTACGGTGAGCTAGTCGATCTTCATGCTCACTTTCTGACGGGCGACCCCTCATGGTTTACAGCCACCATTGAACCAAGCTTACGAGGGGCATCGGAAGTACGACGAGCTTTTCTCCCCTATGTTTTAGAGCACACATAG